A single window of Chitinophaga sp. XS-30 DNA harbors:
- a CDS encoding DUF1735 domain-containing protein yields MTYKQFHMKMRLMLLLAASFLACKKDGKFQDEDMGPVTVSIASTAGTINIPDGNNYILNTDQLSIPLNIVMSASAPKYFTLGIRPDEDTARKLIEAQVLPDAVLLDESYYELPKSADIRFGLDSIPVMLEVNMQAVEKHYGKNLVLAVRLENPGKQNALSPSGSMAIVVINTAGLIREDELHYLSFTNAGTLLSMPSSDDHTLGETEVILPVSLTLGGAAGGAFTLSVNEVTDTAQALIDDGTITDGVLFRKDDDYILPLNASFDAFTNTAKFDLRVKTASLKNNANRKPVLALTISDPTKHLIDETKKTLVMVLDPARLIETDITGTNIRYTTQYENTSNANETSGKLIDNNINTKFLLFNFTSAWMKLEFDTPQTSGAYTLTSANDAPDRDPKNWTLEGSNNDVDWVVLDQRTDQSFGSRFQTVKYTFPDRTPYKYYRLNITSVRGGTLFQMAEWRLIKRP; encoded by the coding sequence ATGACCTACAAACAATTCCATATGAAAATGAGGCTGATGCTGCTGCTGGCCGCCAGTTTCCTTGCCTGTAAGAAAGACGGTAAATTCCAGGATGAAGACATGGGCCCGGTAACGGTGTCCATCGCCAGTACAGCCGGTACCATCAACATTCCTGACGGGAATAACTACATCCTGAATACAGATCAGCTCAGCATTCCACTGAATATTGTGATGTCCGCCTCGGCGCCCAAATATTTCACCCTGGGCATCCGCCCGGACGAGGATACGGCCCGGAAGCTGATCGAAGCGCAGGTACTGCCGGACGCCGTATTGCTGGATGAATCGTACTATGAGCTGCCCAAGTCAGCGGACATCCGTTTCGGGCTGGATTCCATACCGGTAATGCTGGAAGTGAACATGCAGGCGGTGGAAAAACACTACGGCAAAAACCTGGTGCTGGCCGTGCGGCTGGAGAATCCCGGCAAGCAGAATGCCCTGTCGCCTTCCGGCAGCATGGCCATTGTCGTGATCAATACAGCGGGGCTGATCCGGGAAGATGAGCTGCATTACCTGTCTTTCACCAATGCCGGTACGCTGCTGTCCATGCCTTCATCCGATGATCATACCCTGGGTGAAACCGAAGTAATATTACCGGTAAGCCTTACCCTCGGCGGCGCCGCGGGCGGTGCTTTTACGCTGTCCGTGAATGAAGTGACAGATACGGCACAGGCATTGATCGATGACGGCACGATCACAGACGGCGTATTATTCAGAAAGGATGATGATTACATTTTGCCGCTGAATGCCTCGTTCGATGCTTTTACGAACACGGCCAAATTCGATCTGCGCGTCAAAACAGCTTCGCTGAAGAACAATGCGAACCGTAAACCCGTACTGGCGCTGACCATCAGCGACCCCACAAAGCACCTGATCGATGAAACAAAAAAGACGCTGGTAATGGTGCTGGACCCTGCCAGGCTGATAGAGACCGATATCACGGGTACGAATATACGGTACACCACGCAGTATGAGAACACCAGCAATGCCAATGAAACATCCGGCAAACTGATCGATAATAATATCAATACCAAGTTTCTGCTGTTCAACTTCACTTCCGCCTGGATGAAGCTGGAGTTTGATACGCCGCAAACTTCCGGCGCTTACACCCTGACTTCCGCGAATGACGCTCCGGACCGGGACCCGAAGAACTGGACGCTGGAGGGATCGAATAACGATGTGGATTGGGTAGTGCTGGACCAGCGGACGGACCAGAGCTTCGGATCGCGTTTCCAGACGGTCAAATATACTTTCCCCGACAGGACGCCATACAAGTACTACCGGCTGAACATCACGTCCGTCAGAGGCGGCACGTTGTTCCAGATGGCGGAATGGCGCCTGATCAAAAGACCTTAA
- the rbsK gene encoding ribokinase: protein MKSTIIQTTQNPRPRIVVAGSSATNMVIRAHNHPVPGEMVMGEQFFTTPGGKGANQAVTAARLGAAVTFLSKIGNDLFGRQAIQQLMEEGINTNHILSDQRLPSGVAFITVDADARSSMTIAPGANSAFLAHELPAATEAVRQADYLLLQLDIPEETVLQAARMAVAAGVPVMLDPSPAYACSDELLQQVTILTPNRIGASRLSGIQVTGMDSAVEAAGILYRKGVKAVVMTLGAEGALVLQGDQLSVIPAVAVSAVDTTAAGDVFNGALAVALAEHRSLQEAATFACRAAAIAITRWGAQTAAPYRREMEKKIFHTSSASV from the coding sequence ATGAAGAGCACTATCATCCAGACAACCCAAAACCCCAGGCCCCGGATCGTTGTTGCGGGGAGTTCTGCCACCAACATGGTCATCCGGGCGCACAACCATCCTGTGCCAGGCGAAATGGTCATGGGAGAGCAATTTTTCACAACACCGGGCGGCAAGGGCGCGAACCAGGCAGTGACCGCTGCCCGTTTAGGCGCTGCCGTTACCTTCCTGTCAAAGATCGGCAACGATCTTTTCGGTCGGCAGGCCATTCAGCAACTGATGGAGGAAGGCATCAATACCAATCACATCCTGTCCGATCAGCGCCTTCCGTCCGGTGTGGCATTCATTACCGTTGATGCGGACGCCCGGAGCAGTATGACCATCGCTCCGGGTGCCAACAGCGCTTTTCTTGCCCATGAATTGCCGGCCGCCACGGAAGCGGTCCGGCAGGCGGATTACCTGTTGCTGCAGCTGGACATCCCGGAGGAGACCGTATTACAGGCAGCCCGTATGGCCGTTGCTGCCGGCGTGCCCGTAATGCTGGACCCTTCACCGGCCTACGCCTGCAGTGATGAACTGTTGCAGCAGGTCACCATCCTGACCCCCAACCGCATCGGCGCCTCCCGGCTGTCCGGCATCCAGGTAACGGGAATGGACTCGGCAGTTGAAGCCGCAGGCATCCTTTACCGGAAAGGCGTCAAGGCTGTTGTAATGACATTGGGGGCGGAGGGAGCGCTGGTGTTGCAGGGAGATCAGTTGTCCGTCATTCCCGCAGTTGCCGTGAGCGCAGTGGACACTACCGCTGCCGGGGATGTATTCAACGGGGCCCTGGCCGTAGCGCTGGCCGAGCACCGAAGCCTGCAGGAAGCCGCCACATTTGCCTGCCGCGCCGCTGCCATCGCCATCACCCGTTGGGGCGCGCAAACGGCAGCACCTTACAGAAGAGAAATGGAAAAGAAAATTTTCCATACATCAAGCGCATCCGTTTAA
- a CDS encoding Gfo/Idh/MocA family protein, protein MRTLLIILLILQTFSDTAAQQLRVAVAGIDHGHVGWILGRKDKTDIQLAGVYSADTGLAKRYAKRYGFSEDLIYADLGKMLDAVKPQAVLAFGSVYSHLSVVEACAPRGIHVMVEKPLAVSQEHAQKMEALAKKHSIHLLTNYETSWYPSVAKSFQLVQDSNYVGQVRKVVIHDGHQGPKEIGCSPEFLAWLTDPVLNGGGALTDFGCYGANLMTFLMKGEKPLAVTAVTRHFKPAVYPKVDDDATIIVDYADAQCIIQASWNWPFNRKDMEIYGDKGYIMAPDRYNLVQRNAFGTVAGKVTATDIPVYEDPFLYLADVVNGKIRPEAYGLYALANNLLVVKILEAARESVRTGKQVKL, encoded by the coding sequence ATGCGTACATTACTCATCATCCTGCTGATATTGCAGACATTTTCAGATACGGCCGCACAACAGCTTCGTGTAGCCGTTGCCGGCATAGACCACGGTCATGTGGGCTGGATACTCGGCCGTAAGGACAAAACAGACATTCAGCTGGCTGGCGTTTATTCGGCCGATACCGGCCTGGCAAAACGATATGCCAAACGTTACGGTTTTTCCGAAGACCTTATTTATGCCGATCTGGGCAAAATGCTGGATGCGGTAAAGCCGCAGGCTGTGCTGGCATTCGGCTCCGTTTACAGTCATCTTTCCGTGGTTGAAGCCTGTGCCCCGCGCGGTATTCATGTGATGGTGGAAAAACCGCTGGCCGTGAGCCAGGAGCACGCACAAAAAATGGAGGCGCTGGCGAAGAAACACAGCATTCACCTGCTCACCAACTACGAAACAAGCTGGTATCCTTCCGTGGCAAAATCTTTCCAATTGGTGCAGGATAGCAATTACGTGGGGCAGGTACGGAAAGTGGTGATCCACGATGGCCACCAGGGTCCGAAAGAGATCGGCTGCAGTCCCGAATTCCTGGCCTGGCTGACAGATCCGGTGCTGAATGGCGGCGGGGCGCTGACGGATTTCGGCTGTTATGGCGCCAACCTGATGACCTTTCTCATGAAAGGAGAAAAACCGCTGGCCGTAACAGCGGTAACCAGGCATTTCAAACCTGCTGTATATCCGAAAGTTGACGATGATGCCACCATCATTGTGGATTATGCTGATGCGCAATGCATCATCCAGGCTTCGTGGAACTGGCCTTTTAACCGGAAAGATATGGAGATATACGGCGACAAAGGGTATATCATGGCGCCGGACCGGTACAACCTGGTGCAACGCAACGCATTCGGCACCGTAGCCGGGAAGGTAACGGCAACGGATATACCGGTTTATGAGGACCCGTTCCTCTACCTGGCCGATGTGGTGAACGGCAAAATACGGCCGGAAGCATACGGACTGTATGCCCTGGCCAATAACCTCCTGGTGGTAAAAATCCTTGAAGCCGCCAGGGAATCCGTGCGAACAGGCAAACAGGTAAAGCTCTGA
- a CDS encoding class I SAM-dependent methyltransferase, with protein MENKDQRYIAAQLKCPSGEDGIKAAEKMNDNNAGVIGKTMALAAPADGAYILELGPGNAYHVRELLSMARGLRYAGVDISDTMLAEAGLMNREQVAAGTASFRKGDGRSLPFPDNTFDKFLTVNTLYFWEDAPGMLKEIRRVLKPGGSMVLSFGSQRFMQHLPFVQYAFRLYNEPEVTAMLEAEGFRVRGTDFYFEDAKGMNGETLTKEFILISAEK; from the coding sequence ATGGAAAATAAAGATCAGCGATATATTGCGGCGCAGCTGAAATGCCCTTCCGGCGAGGATGGCATCAAAGCCGCCGAAAAGATGAACGATAACAATGCCGGCGTGATCGGAAAAACGATGGCACTGGCAGCGCCGGCGGATGGAGCGTATATCCTGGAGCTTGGTCCGGGTAACGCCTATCATGTCAGGGAGCTGTTGTCTATGGCAAGGGGGCTTCGTTATGCGGGCGTGGATATTTCCGATACGATGCTGGCCGAAGCCGGTCTGATGAACCGGGAGCAGGTGGCCGCCGGAACCGCATCGTTCCGCAAGGGCGATGGCCGCAGTTTGCCTTTTCCGGACAATACTTTCGACAAATTCCTGACGGTGAATACGCTGTATTTCTGGGAGGATGCGCCGGGTATGCTGAAGGAGATCCGGCGGGTGCTGAAGCCCGGTGGCAGCATGGTATTGTCCTTCGGCAGCCAGCGCTTCATGCAGCATCTGCCTTTCGTGCAGTACGCATTCCGGCTGTACAATGAGCCGGAAGTGACTGCTATGCTGGAAGCAGAGGGCTTCAGGGTGCGCGGCACCGATTTTTATTTTGAGGACGCGAAAGGGATGAACGGCGAAACGCTCACGAAAGAATTTATCCTGATCAGCGCGGAGAAATAA
- a CDS encoding VOC family protein — MKQQLAHIAIVVSDYDEAIAFYTEKLRFQLLEDTVLSETKRWVRVAPPGSECGLLLAKAANEEQSSRVGNQTGGRVFLFLHTDDFDRDHRNLIEQGIHIVREPVVETWGKVLVFADLYGNLWDLIAPAAK; from the coding sequence ATGAAGCAACAACTGGCCCATATCGCTATTGTAGTAAGTGATTATGATGAAGCTATCGCATTCTATACGGAAAAACTGCGTTTTCAACTGCTGGAAGATACGGTATTGAGTGAAACCAAGCGATGGGTGCGCGTAGCGCCGCCGGGATCCGAATGCGGGTTATTGCTGGCCAAAGCGGCCAATGAGGAGCAAAGCAGCCGGGTAGGTAACCAGACGGGCGGGCGGGTTTTTCTCTTCCTCCATACGGATGATTTTGACCGGGACCACCGGAACCTGATTGAACAGGGCATCCACATCGTACGGGAGCCTGTAGTGGAAACATGGGGCAAAGTACTGGTGTTTGCCGATCTGTACGGCAATTTGTGGGACCTGATCGCACCGGCCGCTAAATAA
- a CDS encoding AraC family transcriptional regulator translates to MKKIELEEIRPDAGKSFRLKTDCFKKSFYWHFHPEYEIVYVEGGSGTRHVGQHLSSYTDSDLIFIGPDVPHLNFDYGLKTEINQIVVQLKEDFLGERFLQAPELSAIKVLFEKAKYGLSFTGETKLQLAEKLKQMPSLDHFRQLISLLEVFQIMATSKEVVQLNDQTNSHNQLQKDKERMSAIYRYVDASYHLRPDVNHIAQQVHMTTAAFCRYFKKQTGMTFTDFVNHCRINQAKNLLLQDRSVTETCFATGFEQLSYFNKVFRKINGENPRDFKKRYLH, encoded by the coding sequence ATGAAGAAGATCGAACTGGAAGAGATCAGGCCGGACGCGGGAAAGTCCTTCCGCCTGAAGACGGATTGCTTCAAAAAGTCCTTCTACTGGCATTTCCACCCGGAATATGAGATCGTTTACGTAGAGGGCGGCTCCGGCACCCGCCATGTAGGGCAGCACCTTTCCAGTTATACCGACAGTGACCTGATCTTCATCGGCCCGGATGTACCGCACCTGAATTTCGACTACGGCCTGAAAACGGAGATCAACCAGATCGTGGTACAGCTGAAAGAAGATTTTCTGGGAGAGCGTTTCCTCCAGGCGCCGGAGCTTTCCGCGATCAAAGTGCTGTTTGAAAAAGCGAAATACGGCCTTTCCTTCACCGGCGAAACCAAATTGCAGCTGGCGGAAAAACTGAAGCAGATGCCTTCACTGGATCATTTCCGGCAGCTCATCAGCCTGCTGGAGGTCTTCCAGATCATGGCCACCAGCAAAGAAGTCGTGCAGCTGAACGATCAGACCAACAGCCACAATCAGCTGCAGAAAGACAAGGAACGCATGTCCGCGATCTACCGTTATGTGGATGCCAGTTACCACCTCCGGCCGGATGTGAACCATATTGCACAACAGGTGCATATGACCACGGCCGCTTTCTGCCGCTATTTCAAGAAACAGACCGGTATGACGTTCACGGATTTTGTGAACCATTGCCGCATCAACCAGGCAAAAAACCTGCTGCTGCAGGACAGATCGGTGACCGAAACCTGTTTTGCCACGGGCTTTGAGCAACTCTCCTATTTCAATAAAGTATTCCGGAAGATCAACGGGGAAAACCCGCGGGATTTCAAAAAACGATATTTACATTAG
- a CDS encoding MFS transporter gives MQLAYSISLRAPRAYRLALSVFFFIQGLVFASWASRIPDIKESLRLSDAALGGLLLALPAGQMAGMGLSGYLVSRFGSRLIMLIAAFLYPGALLLLGAANNLVLLAGSLVLFGLCGNMINIAANTQAVGVEALYRRSILASFHGLWSLAGFTGGLLGALMVAQHQTPLVHYAIVFVLTMLLIATSAAYVLPRDAPKKSGSNSIFVKPDRNIMLLGLITFACMICEGTMFDWSGVYFDQVVHAPVEWSRLGFIGFMSAMAGGRFAADHFITRFGAKAMLQFSGLTILSGLLLSVVLPTIVPATIGFLLVGLGVASVVPLSYSIAGRSKTIAPGVALAMVSSIGFLGFLLGPPLIGFVAEGFGLRWSFALIAVLGLGTTLLAGSVKTK, from the coding sequence ATGCAATTGGCTTATTCGATATCATTACGCGCGCCCAGGGCATACCGGCTGGCGCTTTCTGTATTTTTCTTCATCCAGGGCCTGGTTTTCGCCAGTTGGGCGAGCCGGATACCGGATATCAAGGAGAGTTTGCGTTTGAGTGATGCCGCGTTGGGCGGCCTTTTGCTGGCATTGCCTGCGGGGCAGATGGCGGGGATGGGGCTTTCGGGTTACCTCGTGTCCCGTTTCGGCAGCCGACTGATCATGCTGATTGCGGCGTTTCTGTATCCCGGAGCGCTGCTGTTGCTGGGAGCGGCCAATAACCTGGTATTGCTGGCCGGTTCGCTGGTATTGTTCGGTCTTTGCGGCAACATGATCAACATTGCGGCCAACACGCAGGCCGTGGGAGTGGAAGCCCTCTACCGCCGCAGCATCCTGGCGAGCTTTCACGGGTTGTGGAGCCTGGCCGGCTTTACAGGTGGTTTGCTTGGTGCGCTGATGGTAGCGCAGCACCAGACGCCGCTGGTGCATTATGCTATTGTTTTTGTGCTGACGATGCTGCTGATCGCCACTTCTGCCGCCTACGTGCTGCCGAGGGACGCGCCGAAGAAAAGCGGCAGCAATTCCATTTTTGTGAAACCCGACAGGAACATTATGCTGCTCGGCCTGATTACCTTTGCCTGCATGATCTGCGAAGGCACGATGTTCGACTGGAGCGGCGTTTATTTCGACCAGGTGGTGCATGCTCCGGTGGAATGGAGCAGGCTCGGTTTTATAGGGTTCATGAGCGCCATGGCAGGCGGTCGCTTTGCGGCGGACCATTTTATTACCCGCTTCGGCGCCAAGGCCATGCTGCAATTCAGCGGGTTGACGATACTCAGCGGGTTGCTCTTGTCTGTCGTGCTGCCCACGATCGTTCCGGCCACTATCGGGTTTCTGCTGGTGGGGCTAGGTGTGGCTTCCGTGGTGCCGCTGTCTTACAGCATAGCCGGGCGGTCGAAAACAATAGCTCCCGGTGTGGCGCTGGCCATGGTATCGTCCATCGGTTTTCTGGGTTTCCTGCTCGGACCTCCGCTGATCGGTTTTGTAGCAGAAGGATTTGGTCTCCGCTGGTCTTTTGCCCTGATCGCCGTTTTGGGATTGGGAACAACGCTGCTGGCCGGCAGTGTCAAAACAAAGTAA
- a CDS encoding MFS transporter — translation MSKQSNRMMDDRRRARIAIALFFFISGFGFSTWASRIPDLQQRLQLNEAQLGSVLFALPFGLMLTMPVTGALLQRFSSNTIMFAGALAFNAMLSVLGFVTEVWQLVIALFCFGASRNLLNISMNAQSVGVQSLYEKSIITTFHGIWSVAGFSGAALGGLMVFWQISPGIHFMIVGILMVIMGFFAYPGSLHQPPSPVGRRRFSWPDKSLLKYGLISFAVMSCEGTMYDWSGIYFQKAVQASREVVTAGFVVYMVAMAVGRFSGDRIVNRLGVVTMIKWSGILMFCGLLLSALLPQPLTAGFGFMLIGLGVSCVVPLVFSMAGKSTTMANGPAIAAVSTVGYLGFLLVPPVIGFIAEALSLRWAFGLMSGFGIVVTALILILHRRTIAPARSSSVAQARPAGHT, via the coding sequence GTGTCAAAACAAAGTAACAGGATGATGGATGACAGGAGAAGGGCGAGGATAGCGATAGCACTATTCTTTTTTATATCAGGTTTCGGGTTTTCCACATGGGCATCGCGGATACCTGATCTGCAGCAAAGGCTTCAGCTGAATGAAGCGCAACTGGGCAGCGTATTATTTGCGCTGCCTTTCGGCCTTATGCTCACGATGCCGGTAACGGGTGCGCTGTTGCAGCGTTTCAGCAGCAATACCATTATGTTCGCGGGTGCGCTGGCCTTCAACGCGATGCTCAGTGTGCTGGGCTTTGTAACGGAAGTCTGGCAGCTGGTGATTGCGCTGTTCTGTTTCGGCGCTTCGCGCAACCTCCTCAATATTTCCATGAATGCGCAGTCCGTTGGCGTACAATCATTATACGAAAAATCCATCATCACCACATTTCACGGCATCTGGAGCGTGGCGGGTTTCAGCGGCGCTGCACTGGGCGGGCTGATGGTGTTCTGGCAGATATCGCCGGGCATCCATTTCATGATCGTGGGCATACTGATGGTGATCATGGGATTTTTTGCCTACCCCGGCAGCCTCCATCAGCCGCCGTCTCCGGTGGGCAGAAGGAGGTTTTCGTGGCCGGATAAAAGCCTGTTGAAATACGGGCTGATATCTTTTGCCGTGATGTCCTGCGAAGGTACGATGTACGACTGGAGCGGCATTTATTTCCAGAAGGCCGTGCAGGCGTCGCGGGAGGTGGTGACCGCGGGGTTTGTGGTGTATATGGTGGCCATGGCCGTTGGCCGTTTCAGCGGGGACAGGATCGTGAACCGTTTGGGTGTGGTAACGATGATCAAGTGGAGCGGCATCCTGATGTTTTGTGGGCTGTTGCTTTCCGCGCTTCTACCGCAGCCGCTTACGGCCGGTTTCGGCTTCATGCTGATCGGCCTTGGTGTGTCCTGCGTTGTTCCGCTGGTGTTCAGCATGGCGGGGAAATCCACTACCATGGCCAATGGTCCGGCTATTGCGGCAGTCTCCACAGTAGGTTACCTGGGTTTTCTGCTGGTGCCGCCGGTGATCGGATTCATTGCGGAGGCGCTCAGCCTGCGCTGGGCCTTCGGGTTAATGTCCGGCTTCGGCATTGTGGTGACCGCACTGATCCTTATCCTGCACCGGCGCACTATTGCTCCCGCACGATCCTCGTCAGTTGCGCAGGCTCGCCCTGCGGGTCATACGTGA
- a CDS encoding AraC family transcriptional regulator, whose translation MHHSSPVFPKLRMRFIARQHSVLRHDIPYQYRSRLHPFAGAILEESATVDIVHQVVQIKGFTICNHVFFAKEDAEIAPYAEEPVSSLHCMIKGSLRCELAGVGQLWLRAGQFGFFQLGNELNRAWLKKGEIYESFHIDFTREQLLMLAPYSDIVRELLSKAEDNMQAYAIPGAGIMSPRFYELIGEIRDKHPDHKMKEIAVPANISLLLAIALMDAETASDAGDTEEVLFATIQAYILNNLSGELGNREIAREYSMSVSRLKYGYKRIYQEPVQAFVRRVRLERARDLISSTNYPLRQIAEMVGYMDYGSFSRIYRRFYGHPPSDVRRPAGNVQNDK comes from the coding sequence ATGCATCACAGTTCCCCTGTTTTCCCGAAACTCCGTATGCGGTTTATCGCCCGGCAGCATTCCGTTTTGCGTCATGACATCCCATATCAGTACCGTTCCCGTCTTCATCCTTTTGCCGGGGCCATACTGGAGGAATCCGCAACTGTTGATATCGTGCACCAGGTGGTACAGATCAAGGGGTTTACGATCTGCAACCATGTTTTCTTTGCGAAGGAGGATGCAGAGATCGCTCCATATGCAGAAGAGCCTGTTTCTTCTTTGCATTGCATGATAAAGGGGAGTTTACGGTGCGAACTGGCTGGTGTGGGGCAACTGTGGCTCCGGGCAGGTCAGTTCGGTTTCTTTCAACTGGGCAATGAACTGAACCGGGCGTGGCTGAAGAAGGGAGAGATATACGAATCTTTTCATATCGACTTTACAAGGGAACAGTTATTGATGCTGGCGCCCTATTCAGATATCGTCCGGGAGCTGCTCAGCAAAGCGGAAGATAATATGCAGGCATATGCCATACCCGGGGCGGGCATTATGTCGCCCCGCTTTTACGAGTTGATCGGTGAGATACGGGATAAGCATCCTGATCATAAAATGAAAGAGATAGCAGTGCCGGCCAATATTTCGCTTTTGCTGGCAATAGCATTGATGGATGCGGAAACGGCCAGTGATGCAGGAGATACGGAGGAAGTGCTGTTTGCCACGATACAGGCATATATTCTGAATAATCTTTCCGGGGAGTTGGGGAACAGGGAGATCGCCAGGGAATACAGCATGAGCGTATCCCGGCTGAAGTACGGTTACAAGCGGATATACCAGGAGCCGGTGCAGGCGTTCGTGAGACGGGTAAGGCTGGAGAGGGCGAGGGACCTCATTTCGTCAACAAACTATCCGCTGAGGCAGATTGCGGAGATGGTGGGGTATATGGATTATGGGAGTTTCAGCAGGATATACCGGAGGTTTTACGGGCACCCGCCGAGTGATGTGAGGCGTCCGGCGGGAAATGTCCAAAATGACAAATGA
- a CDS encoding HTH domain-containing protein gives MTTDTLQRLQRIDHLIQTKATGTPSNLADKIGISERCVYKYLNLMKDFGAPIKFSNARQSYYYDEEGYFKISFRFKRRIMEMMIAGMGYFLGV, from the coding sequence ATGACAACAGACACTTTACAGCGTTTGCAACGCATTGATCACCTTATTCAGACAAAAGCGACAGGGACCCCATCCAATCTTGCCGATAAGATCGGTATTTCAGAACGATGTGTGTACAAATACCTCAACCTTATGAAAGATTTTGGTGCGCCGATCAAGTTTTCGAATGCCCGGCAGAGTTATTATTATGATGAAGAAGGATACTTCAAGATTTCTTTCCGGTTCAAACGGCGGATCATGGAGATGATGATTGCCGGGATGGGATATTTTCTGGGCGTTTAA